From Woronichinia naegeliana WA131, the proteins below share one genomic window:
- a CDS encoding GNAT family N-acetyltransferase — protein sequence MVVWGHASVTDLLMLSNQVILWGLVVDENYRNQGIGQALIQSIEQWANQLGCAGIMLYSNIKRQETHLFYEKNGYTNIKQSLVFVKNLDHDRL from the coding sequence GTGGTTGTATGGGGTCATGCTTCTGTCACCGATTTATTAATGCTTTCCAATCAAGTCATTCTTTGGGGTTTAGTAGTAGATGAAAACTATCGGAATCAGGGCATTGGCCAAGCATTAATCCAGTCTATTGAACAATGGGCCAATCAGCTTGGTTGTGCAGGAATAATGCTTTATTCTAATATCAAACGTCAGGAGACTCACTTATTCTATGAAAAAAATGGCTATACCAATATTAAGCAATCCCTAGTTTTTGTAAAGAACTTAGATCATGATCGTCTTTAA
- a CDS encoding ISKra4 family transposase, protein MTAKLINVEGSKIKIELTLELSRSMLDTEINIQKGLNEVGCIASKEALKYLDTDGSPLKIGEEIWKSKGEQPKEYQTPYGEVIVNRHVYQRSVGGKTYCPLEREARIIITSTPLLAKQVSSKMSGMAGKEVKNDLLENHGRKVALSYIQRLSEAVGSVVQAKEEAWSYAPPKEDSQIATVGIGLDGTCMLMCEDGYREAMVRTVSLYDSEGERQHTIYLGAAPEYGKKSFLERLEREIERAKNRYPEATLVGIADGAESNWKFLEKQTEEQILDFYHASGYLGALAEALHPNTVSKQKEWLTENCRELKHEKGKAGELLNLMKEVKEEKSHSKNLTEKLQAAITYYENHQHQMDYAEYIEKKYPIGSGVTEAACKTLVKQRLCCSGMRWKEKGAGIILSLRALVLTKERWSQFWAKLDQYGFPVEP, encoded by the coding sequence ATGACAGCAAAACTAATTAATGTAGAGGGTTCAAAGATAAAAATAGAACTAACATTAGAACTCAGTCGTTCAATGTTGGATACAGAAATAAATATTCAAAAAGGCTTAAACGAAGTAGGTTGCATCGCCAGCAAAGAAGCCTTGAAATATTTAGATACAGATGGTTCACCCTTAAAAATCGGTGAAGAAATCTGGAAGAGTAAGGGAGAGCAACCGAAAGAATATCAAACACCTTATGGTGAGGTTATAGTGAATCGTCATGTATATCAGCGTTCAGTAGGAGGAAAAACGTATTGCCCCTTAGAAAGAGAAGCAAGGATAATCATAACATCAACGCCATTATTGGCAAAACAGGTATCCTCAAAAATGTCAGGGATGGCAGGCAAAGAGGTGAAAAATGATTTATTAGAAAATCATGGTAGAAAAGTAGCGCTATCCTATATCCAAAGATTGAGTGAAGCAGTAGGAAGTGTGGTACAGGCAAAAGAAGAAGCGTGGAGTTATGCCCCGCCCAAGGAGGATAGCCAAATTGCAACAGTGGGAATAGGATTAGATGGAACCTGTATGCTGATGTGTGAGGATGGCTACCGTGAAGCAATGGTGAGAACCGTTTCCCTATACGATAGTGAGGGAGAACGTCAACATACAATCTATCTAGGTGCGGCACCAGAGTATGGAAAAAAGAGTTTTCTAGAAAGATTAGAAAGAGAAATTGAGCGAGCGAAAAACCGTTATCCAGAGGCAACATTGGTCGGGATAGCAGACGGGGCAGAATCAAATTGGAAGTTTTTAGAAAAGCAAACGGAAGAACAGATATTAGATTTCTATCATGCCTCTGGTTACTTAGGTGCCTTGGCAGAAGCGTTGCATCCTAATACAGTGTCAAAACAAAAAGAATGGTTGACTGAAAATTGTCGAGAACTCAAGCATGAAAAAGGAAAAGCAGGAGAACTGCTAAATCTGATGAAAGAAGTCAAAGAAGAAAAAAGTCATTCTAAGAATCTTACCGAGAAACTACAAGCGGCGATTACTTATTACGAGAATCATCAGCATCAAATGGATTATGCTGAATACATAGAGAAAAAGTATCCGATTGGTTCAGGTGTTACGGAAGCAGCTTGTAAGACGTTGGTCAAACAACGATTATGTTGTTCAGGGATGCGATGGAAGGAAAAAGGAGCAGGAATTATTTTGAGCCTACGAGCTTTGGTATTGACCAAGGAACGATGGAGTCAATTTTGGGCAAAACTTGATCAATATGGGTTCCCTGTAGAACCCTGA